One Ignavibacterium album JCM 16511 genomic region harbors:
- a CDS encoding glycoside hydrolase family 97 protein yields the protein MKKLLLIALILFLKSNFSQNYSSPDSNFQLSFSTNEKGEFYYQLKYKDKFVVKNSRLGFVMNDNGDFFSSFEIENVKENYFNEKWSTVWGEVDSILNQYNEVKVTLKQVSSNRFLIITFRIFNDGLGLRYDFPKQENLKYFIVKDELTEFSLSGNHKAFWIPGDYDSQEYTYTTSKLSEVNSSKGLSFDDIIVKSIPGNNFVQTPLMLKSDDGLYINIHEAALLDYPVMYLEVDKQNFVLRTHLCPDVFGNKAYLQTPFNTPWRTIIVSEKAEKILESNLILNLNEPSKIEDVSWIKPQKYIGIWWGMHVGLYSWNYADLDNTRIETTDWQNLKPNGKHGATTERTKRYIDFAAKYGFDAVLIEGWNVGWEDWFGHWKEDVFDFITPYPDFDVEEVSNYSKAKSVNLIMHHETSASVTNYERRLDEAFRFLKNYNYNSIKTGYVGRIIPRGEHHDGQWMVNHFTRVLEKAAKEKICIDSHESVRPTGLHRTYPNWLSAEASRGNEFNAWSEGNPPEHETILPFTRLIGGPMDYTPGIFQLRMDYYSPENKFQVHTTLAKQLALFVIMYSPVQMAADLPENYERFPDAFQFIVDVPVNWQKKKVLSAEPGDFIVIARKDRNSDNWFLGAVTDENEREFNLSLGFLDEGNYEATLYCDSNDANWKTNPMSYKIEKRFVTNSDKIKIRLAEGGGCAISFIKK from the coding sequence ATGAAAAAACTTTTATTGATAGCTTTAATTTTATTTCTGAAAAGTAATTTCTCTCAAAATTATTCTTCACCGGATAGTAATTTTCAATTGAGCTTCAGCACCAATGAAAAAGGTGAGTTTTATTATCAGCTCAAATACAAAGACAAATTTGTAGTAAAGAATAGCAGACTCGGTTTTGTAATGAATGATAATGGTGATTTTTTCAGTTCATTCGAAATTGAAAATGTGAAAGAAAATTATTTTAATGAAAAATGGTCAACAGTTTGGGGCGAAGTCGATTCAATATTAAACCAATATAATGAAGTTAAAGTCACACTAAAGCAAGTTTCATCAAACAGATTTTTAATCATCACTTTCAGAATTTTTAATGATGGGCTTGGTTTAAGATATGATTTTCCGAAACAGGAAAATCTCAAATACTTTATTGTTAAAGATGAGCTAACAGAATTTTCTCTTTCAGGAAATCATAAAGCATTCTGGATTCCCGGAGATTATGATTCTCAGGAATATACTTACACAACTTCTAAATTATCAGAAGTGAATTCATCTAAAGGACTAAGCTTCGATGATATAATTGTGAAATCGATTCCCGGTAATAATTTTGTTCAAACTCCATTGATGTTAAAAAGTGATGATGGATTGTACATAAATATTCACGAAGCAGCATTGCTCGATTATCCTGTAATGTATCTTGAAGTTGATAAACAAAATTTCGTTCTGAGAACTCACCTCTGTCCTGATGTGTTTGGAAATAAAGCATATCTTCAAACTCCATTTAATACTCCGTGGCGGACAATAATTGTTTCGGAGAAAGCTGAGAAAATTCTTGAATCAAATCTTATTCTAAATCTGAATGAACCTTCTAAGATTGAAGATGTGAGCTGGATAAAACCACAGAAGTATATCGGGATTTGGTGGGGAATGCATGTTGGTCTGTATAGTTGGAATTATGCAGACCTGGATAACACCAGAATTGAAACGACCGATTGGCAAAATCTAAAACCAAATGGAAAACACGGCGCAACAACCGAAAGAACAAAAAGATACATCGACTTTGCAGCAAAATATGGTTTTGATGCTGTATTGATTGAAGGTTGGAATGTCGGTTGGGAAGATTGGTTTGGTCACTGGAAAGAAGATGTTTTTGATTTCATTACTCCATATCCTGATTTTGATGTTGAGGAAGTAAGTAACTACTCAAAAGCAAAATCAGTAAATCTTATAATGCATCATGAAACATCTGCTTCAGTTACCAATTATGAGCGAAGATTGGATGAAGCTTTTAGATTTTTGAAAAATTATAACTATAATTCCATTAAGACAGGATATGTTGGCAGAATTATTCCCAGAGGGGAACATCACGACGGACAATGGATGGTAAATCATTTTACACGCGTTCTTGAAAAAGCTGCCAAAGAAAAAATTTGTATTGATTCTCACGAATCAGTAAGACCAACCGGTTTGCACAGAACTTATCCAAACTGGCTTTCTGCAGAAGCTTCCCGAGGCAATGAGTTCAATGCATGGAGTGAAGGAAACCCACCTGAACACGAAACCATTTTACCATTCACACGACTCATTGGCGGACCAATGGATTACACACCGGGAATTTTTCAGCTAAGAATGGATTACTATAGTCCTGAAAATAAATTTCAGGTACACACAACATTGGCAAAACAACTTGCTCTTTTTGTGATAATGTATAGTCCGGTTCAAATGGCTGCAGACTTACCAGAGAATTATGAAAGATTTCCTGATGCATTTCAGTTTATTGTGGATGTGCCTGTTAACTGGCAAAAGAAAAAAGTATTAAGCGCAGAACCTGGTGATTTTATAGTGATTGCAAGAAAAGACAGAAATTCCGATAACTGGTTTCTTGGTGCTGTTACAGATGAAAATGAAAGAGAATTTAATTTGTCTCTCGGATTTTTGGACGAAGGAAATTATGAAGCTACTTTGTATTGTGATTCAAACGATGCAAACTGGAAAACAAATCCAATGTCTTACAAAATTGAAAAGAGATTTGTAACCAACTCTGATAAAATTAAAATCCGTTTAGCCGAAGGCGGAGGTTGTGCAATATCATTTATAAAAAAATAA
- a CDS encoding glycoside hydrolase family 9 protein, which produces MKRLTIKVLVPTILICIKINAQIFINQTGYKNDLQKIFYTNISATNFEVVESETGNTFYNGNLQLISSNDPATGMAIRKGDFTSLNRNGNYFIRLNSSDTSYHFTIGENVIEDLYLKSLKSFYFQRCGTQLLYTHAGQYQRNICHTGDAFFHSSTGQSGFKYSRGGWHDAGDYGKYIVNAGISAATLLMAYEYFPSYFSYDNLNIPESGNGIPDILDEVKYEVQWFLTMQDTSGAVFFKLTKEQFEPFVMPSQDSGMRYIYEKSSAATADFIAVLARFYRVYKNYDSTFANTCLTSAINAWNWLSNQLTIVPAGGFHNPPGTYTGEYGDNNDSDERLWAAAELFEATGDQSFKEYYEFNYNASGLFNSTMNWQNVKSLAHITYLYSNRQNSDPIIKTQLAASLDSYCNSLLTKVNANGFGVTLNPGDYYWGSNSQVLNNGVLLLLSYSKNNNINFLNAALEQLNYVTGSNAHNLSFITGTGKKSPLHPHHRPSEADGISEPIPGLIVGGPNQYLNDPVLQQHFNQNTPPALCYIDDVGSYASNEIAINWNAPLVFVSGYFSNLLINSVEGEKQFSPQGFYLEQNFPNPFNSATRINWYSQQNGWQKIKLYDSLGRELQTIAEGFYNAGFHSLLFSMDSSIPSGVYYYQLRTDNSVLSKKMIYLK; this is translated from the coding sequence ATGAAGCGTTTAACAATAAAAGTTTTAGTACCCACTATTCTTATCTGCATAAAAATCAATGCACAGATTTTTATCAATCAAACAGGATATAAAAACGATTTACAAAAAATTTTTTATACAAATATTTCTGCAACAAATTTTGAGGTTGTTGAATCAGAAACAGGCAACACTTTTTATAATGGAAATCTTCAGTTAATCAGTTCGAATGATCCTGCAACAGGAATGGCCATCAGAAAAGGTGATTTTACTTCATTAAACAGGAATGGAAATTATTTTATAAGACTAAATTCAAGTGATACATCATATCATTTTACAATTGGTGAAAATGTAATCGAAGATCTTTATCTCAAATCTTTAAAGTCTTTTTACTTTCAAAGATGTGGAACGCAATTATTATATACACATGCTGGACAATATCAGAGAAATATCTGCCACACAGGTGATGCATTTTTTCATTCATCAACAGGACAAAGCGGCTTTAAATATTCACGAGGTGGCTGGCACGATGCAGGTGATTATGGCAAGTACATTGTCAACGCTGGCATAAGTGCTGCCACTTTACTGATGGCTTATGAATACTTTCCTTCCTATTTCAGTTATGATAATTTAAATATTCCGGAAAGTGGTAACGGAATTCCCGATATCCTTGATGAAGTGAAATATGAAGTTCAATGGTTTCTGACAATGCAGGATACAAGCGGTGCTGTATTCTTTAAATTAACAAAGGAACAGTTCGAACCATTTGTAATGCCTTCTCAGGATTCCGGAATGAGATATATTTATGAAAAATCTTCTGCTGCAACAGCTGACTTTATTGCTGTGTTAGCACGCTTTTACAGAGTTTACAAAAATTATGATTCAACATTTGCAAATACCTGTCTGACTTCAGCAATTAATGCTTGGAATTGGTTATCAAATCAGTTAACAATTGTTCCCGCTGGTGGATTCCATAATCCTCCGGGAACATATACAGGAGAATACGGAGATAATAATGATTCAGATGAGCGATTATGGGCAGCAGCAGAACTATTCGAAGCAACCGGCGATCAGAGTTTTAAAGAATATTATGAATTCAATTACAACGCTTCCGGCTTGTTTAATTCAACAATGAACTGGCAGAATGTAAAATCACTTGCTCACATAACTTATCTATATTCCAACCGGCAAAATTCCGATCCGATTATTAAAACTCAGTTAGCTGCTTCATTAGATTCATATTGTAATTCTCTTCTGACAAAAGTTAATGCAAACGGTTTCGGAGTAACATTAAATCCAGGTGATTATTATTGGGGTTCAAATTCACAAGTACTTAATAATGGGGTTTTGTTGCTTCTTTCTTACTCTAAAAACAATAACATAAATTTTCTGAATGCCGCTTTAGAGCAGTTAAATTATGTGACAGGTTCTAATGCACATAACTTATCTTTTATTACCGGTACAGGAAAGAAATCACCATTACATCCACATCATCGTCCCTCTGAAGCTGATGGAATTTCAGAACCAATACCGGGTTTGATTGTTGGCGGACCAAACCAATATCTGAATGATCCTGTTTTACAACAGCATTTCAATCAGAACACTCCACCAGCCTTATGTTATATTGATGATGTGGGAAGTTATGCTTCAAATGAAATTGCTATAAACTGGAACGCACCTCTTGTTTTTGTTTCAGGATATTTCAGCAATCTGTTAATAAATTCTGTTGAGGGTGAAAAACAATTTTCACCGCAGGGATTTTATCTTGAACAAAATTTCCCAAATCCATTTAATTCTGCGACAAGAATAAATTGGTACTCACAACAAAATGGTTGGCAAAAAATAAAACTTTATGATTCACTCGGAAGAGAATTACAAACAATAGCGGAAGGATTTTATAATGCCGGATTCCATTCACTATTATTCTCAATGGATAGTTCAATTCCGAGTGGTGTGTATTATTATCAGTTAAGGACTGACAATTCCGTACTCTCAAAGAAAATGATTTATCTTAAGTAA